A part of Marinobacter psychrophilus genomic DNA contains:
- the pheS gene encoding phenylalanine--tRNA ligase subunit alpha, with the protein MENLKQLVQDGLAGVANADNLQALDYIRVEYLGKKGAITQQAKTLGKLSSEERPAAGQKINDAKSQVEQAINARRSDLERIAIEAKLASESIDVTLPGRGQELGGLHPVTRTLQRIEDFFASAGYSVEQGPEIEDDYHNFEALNIPGHHPARAMHDTFYFDPGTLLRTHTSPVQIRTMEAGNPPFRMICPGRVYRCDSDMTHTPMFHQVEGLLIEKNVSFADLKSTVEAFLRVFFERDLKVRFRPSYFPFTEPSAEVDIEWGREADGSIKWLEVMGCGMVHPKVFEHCGIDAEEYRGFAFGMGVERLAMLRYGVNDLRMFFENDLRFLRQFR; encoded by the coding sequence ATGGAAAACCTGAAGCAGCTGGTTCAGGACGGGTTAGCGGGGGTTGCGAACGCCGACAACCTGCAGGCGCTTGATTACATTCGTGTGGAATACCTGGGCAAAAAAGGGGCGATTACCCAGCAGGCTAAAACACTGGGCAAGCTCTCTAGCGAGGAACGCCCCGCTGCGGGTCAGAAAATCAATGACGCCAAAAGCCAGGTAGAGCAGGCCATCAACGCCCGGCGCAGCGACCTTGAGCGCATCGCCATTGAAGCCAAACTGGCCAGCGAATCCATAGACGTAACCCTACCAGGCCGCGGCCAGGAACTCGGTGGTTTACACCCGGTTACCCGCACCCTGCAGCGCATTGAAGACTTTTTTGCCAGCGCCGGTTACAGCGTGGAACAAGGCCCGGAAATCGAAGACGACTACCATAACTTCGAAGCCCTAAACATTCCCGGCCACCACCCGGCCCGTGCCATGCACGACACCTTTTATTTTGATCCTGGAACCCTGCTGCGCACTCACACCTCGCCAGTACAGATCCGCACCATGGAAGCCGGTAATCCGCCGTTCCGCATGATCTGCCCAGGCCGCGTGTACCGCTGCGATTCCGACATGACCCACACCCCCATGTTCCATCAGGTGGAAGGGCTGTTGATTGAAAAGAACGTCAGCTTCGCCGACCTGAAAAGCACCGTGGAAGCGTTTTTGCGGGTGTTCTTCGAGCGCGACCTGAAAGTACGTTTCCGCCCGTCTTACTTCCCGTTTACCGAGCCCTCGGCGGAAGTAGACATCGAGTGGGGCCGTGAAGCCGACGGCAGCATCAAGTGGCTGGAAGTCATGGGCTGCGGCATGGTGCACCCGAAAGTGTTCGAGCACTGCGGCATAGACGCCGAAGAATACCGTGGCTTCGCCTTTGGCATGGGCGTGGAACGCCTAGCCATGCTGCGCTATGGCGTCAACGACCTGCGCATGTTCTTCGAGAACGATCTTCGCTTTCTGCGCCAGTTCCGCTAA
- the rplT gene encoding 50S ribosomal protein L20: protein MARVKRGVVARRRHKKILKQAKGYYGARSRVYRVAKQAVIKAGQYAYRDRRNRKRAFRALWIARINAGARANGLSYSRLIAGLKKANVEIDRKVLADLAMNEQQTFAAVVEKAKASL, encoded by the coding sequence ATGGCTCGTGTTAAACGTGGTGTGGTTGCACGCCGTCGTCACAAGAAGATTCTAAAGCAGGCTAAAGGTTACTACGGTGCCCGTAGTCGTGTGTACCGCGTTGCCAAGCAAGCGGTTATTAAAGCAGGTCAGTATGCGTACCGTGACCGTCGTAACCGCAAGCGCGCCTTCCGCGCACTGTGGATTGCGCGTATTAACGCCGGTGCCCGTGCCAATGGCTTGTCTTACAGCCGTTTGATCGCTGGCCTGAAAAAGGCCAACGTGGAAATCGACCGTAAAGTTCTGGCCGACCTGGCCATGAACGAGCAGCAAACGTTTGCTGCGGTTGTTGAGAAAGCCAAAGCATCCTTGTGA
- the rpmI gene encoding 50S ribosomal protein L35 gives MPKMKTKSGAAKRFKKTATGFKHKSSFTSHILTKKSPKRKRQLRGTKLISKSDVASVKRMLGV, from the coding sequence ATGCCGAAAATGAAAACGAAAAGTGGAGCAGCCAAGCGGTTTAAGAAAACTGCCACCGGCTTCAAACACAAGTCGTCCTTCACCAGTCACATCCTGACCAAGAAAAGCCCGAAGCGTAAGCGTCAGCTGCGTGGAACCAAGCTTATCTCAAAGTCGGACGTGGCTTCCGTAAAGCGCATGCTCGGAGTTTAG
- the infC gene encoding translation initiation factor IF-3 gives MKQRTNRGARTPKAPINENIDATEVRLIDAEGEQVGVVSIAEALRMAEEATLDLVQVTDSDPIVCKIMDYGKKIFDEKKAKAVAKKKQRQTQVKELKFRPGTEEGDYQVKLRNLIRFLEAGDRGKITVRFRGREMAHQEIGMKLMERIEVDMEEMATVEMRPKMEGRQMTMIIAPRKKK, from the coding sequence ATTAAACAGAGAACGAATCGGGGTGCGCGTACACCAAAGGCGCCAATCAATGAGAACATTGATGCAACTGAAGTCCGTCTGATTGACGCCGAAGGCGAGCAAGTGGGTGTGGTTTCAATCGCAGAAGCCCTCAGGATGGCAGAAGAGGCGACTCTGGATCTGGTGCAAGTGACAGATTCCGATCCGATCGTCTGTAAAATAATGGATTATGGCAAGAAGATCTTCGACGAGAAAAAAGCGAAGGCCGTTGCCAAGAAGAAACAAAGACAGACTCAAGTCAAAGAGCTTAAGTTCCGTCCAGGAACTGAAGAAGGGGATTATCAGGTAAAACTACGCAACCTGATACGTTTCCTTGAAGCCGGGGACCGCGGCAAAATCACTGTTCGCTTCCGTGGCCGTGAGATGGCACACCAAGAAATTGGTATGAAGCTCATGGAGCGCATTGAAGTAGACATGGAAGAAATGGCAACTGTAGAGATGCGTCCGAAAATGGAAGGCCGCCAGATGACCATGATTATCGCCCCCCGCAAAAAGAAGTAA
- the thrS gene encoding threonine--tRNA ligase — protein sequence MPVVTLPDGSHRSFSEAVTVHDVAADIGAGLAKAALAGKVDGTLVDTSYLIENDAQLAIITERDEDGLEVIRHSTAHLLAMAVKELFPEAQVTIGPVIDDGFYYDFKYDRPFTNEDLAGIEKRMAELAKQDLPVSRSVMSRSEAVELFSSMGEEYKVRIIEDIPGAEDLSFYRQGDFIDLCRGPHVPSTGKMKAFKLTKVSGAFWRGDTNNEQLQRVYGTAWANKKDLKAYVHRIEEAEKRDHRKVGKKLNLFHMQEEAPGMVFWHPDGWTIYQKIEQYMRDILHRHGYQEIKTPQIVSRSLWEKSGHWDKFKEGMFTTESEKHDFAIKPMNCPCHIQVFNQGLKSHKDLPLRLAEFGSCHRNEASGALHGLMRVRGFTQDDAHIFCEESDIQNEVSKFIDLLHEVYKDFGFTEILYKLSTRPEKRVGSDEVWDKSEAALEQALNREGVKWELLPGEGAFYGPKIEFSLKDCIGRVWQCGTIQVDFSMPGRLGAQYVSDNSERKTPVMLHRAVLGSFERFIGILIEEYEGAFPSWLAPTQVAILNITDNQREYCENLAKKWDSLGFRVNADLRNEKIGFKIREHTINKVPFLVVVGDKEVENNTVAVRTRKGEDLGTLSLEAFEQLLQEDVGRKSRTKLEN from the coding sequence ATGCCCGTAGTAACCCTGCCTGACGGCAGTCACCGAAGTTTTTCCGAAGCTGTCACTGTGCACGACGTGGCCGCCGACATTGGCGCCGGCCTAGCCAAGGCCGCACTGGCCGGTAAAGTCGACGGAACGCTTGTCGACACCAGCTACCTGATCGAAAACGACGCACAGCTGGCTATAATCACCGAGCGTGATGAAGACGGCCTTGAGGTTATCCGCCACTCCACCGCCCACCTGCTGGCTATGGCGGTTAAGGAGCTGTTCCCGGAAGCCCAGGTGACCATCGGCCCGGTGATTGACGACGGTTTTTACTACGATTTCAAATACGATCGCCCCTTCACCAACGAAGACCTGGCCGGTATTGAAAAACGCATGGCAGAACTGGCCAAGCAGGACTTGCCGGTTTCCCGCTCGGTTATGTCCCGCAGCGAAGCTGTAGAGCTGTTCAGCAGCATGGGTGAAGAGTACAAGGTTCGCATCATTGAAGACATTCCCGGCGCAGAGGACCTGTCATTTTATCGCCAGGGTGATTTCATCGACCTGTGCCGCGGTCCCCACGTGCCCAGCACCGGCAAAATGAAAGCCTTCAAGCTGACCAAGGTATCCGGTGCGTTCTGGCGTGGTGATACTAACAACGAACAGTTGCAGCGTGTCTACGGCACCGCCTGGGCCAATAAGAAAGACCTGAAAGCTTATGTGCATCGCATCGAAGAAGCCGAAAAGCGCGACCACCGCAAAGTTGGCAAAAAGCTGAACCTGTTCCATATGCAAGAAGAAGCCCCGGGTATGGTGTTCTGGCATCCGGACGGCTGGACCATTTATCAGAAAATAGAACAGTACATGCGCGATATCCTGCATCGCCACGGCTACCAGGAAATCAAGACGCCTCAGATTGTGTCCCGTTCGCTGTGGGAAAAGTCCGGCCACTGGGACAAGTTTAAAGAGGGCATGTTTACCACCGAGTCGGAAAAACACGACTTTGCCATCAAGCCTATGAACTGCCCATGCCACATCCAGGTGTTCAACCAAGGCCTGAAAAGCCACAAAGATTTGCCCCTGCGCCTGGCGGAATTCGGCTCTTGCCACCGCAACGAAGCGTCCGGTGCATTGCACGGTCTGATGCGCGTGCGCGGCTTTACCCAAGACGATGCCCACATCTTCTGTGAAGAAAGCGACATCCAGAACGAAGTGTCGAAATTCATCGACCTGTTGCACGAAGTTTACAAAGACTTCGGCTTCACCGAGATTTTATATAAATTGTCGACCCGCCCGGAAAAGCGCGTGGGTTCTGACGAAGTCTGGGACAAATCCGAAGCCGCTCTGGAACAGGCTTTGAACCGCGAAGGCGTGAAATGGGAACTGTTGCCAGGCGAAGGCGCGTTTTATGGCCCGAAAATCGAGTTTTCCCTGAAAGACTGCATCGGCCGGGTATGGCAATGCGGGACCATTCAGGTAGACTTCAGCATGCCGGGCCGTTTAGGCGCACAATATGTGTCGGATAACTCCGAACGCAAAACGCCGGTTATGCTGCACCGTGCGGTACTTGGGTCGTTTGAGCGTTTCATCGGTATTCTGATTGAAGAATACGAAGGCGCATTTCCCAGTTGGCTAGCCCCAACACAGGTTGCCATTCTCAATATCACCGATAATCAGCGGGAATATTGCGAGAATCTTGCAAAAAAGTGGGATTCTTTGGGCTTTAGGGTGAATGCTGACTTGAGAAACGAGAAGATCGGCTTTAAAATCCGCGAGCACACAATTAACAAGGTTCCCTTTCTTGTGGTTGTCGGCGACAAAGAAGTCGAGAACAACACCGTTGCGGTGAGAACCCGCAAGGGTGAAGATTTGGGAACACTATCGCTCGAAGCGTTCGAACAACTTCTGCAAGAAGATGTTGGGCGCAAGAGCAGAACCAAGTTGGAGAATTAA
- a CDS encoding TAXI family TRAP transporter solute-binding subunit, with amino-acid sequence MTVKLKVSVLAITAALSLGGASATVSAQEQRFITIGTGGVTGVYYPAGGAICRLVNMDRKDHGIRCSVKSTGGSVYNLNAIAQGELDLAVVQSDWQFHAYNGSSQFEGDGANKKLRAVFSMHPEPFTVVASKSSGITTFEGLKGKRVAVGDSESGQRATAETLMKEMGWKMDKFALAAELKAADQSQALCDGNIDAFFYTVGHPSGAVKEATTSCDSVIVSVDNSATKKLINNYPYYRKAIIPGGMYRGSDADVTTFGVAATFVSSTDVPDDVVYQVVRAVFENFDSFKRLHPAFHNLNKEEMVSDALSAPLHPGAVRYYKEAGLMQ; translated from the coding sequence ATGACGGTGAAACTGAAAGTCTCCGTGTTGGCGATTACCGCGGCACTGAGCCTTGGCGGAGCCTCTGCCACGGTTTCTGCTCAAGAGCAGCGGTTCATTACAATCGGCACTGGTGGCGTTACCGGTGTGTATTACCCGGCCGGTGGAGCTATTTGCCGCCTGGTCAACATGGACCGTAAAGACCACGGCATTCGCTGCTCAGTTAAAAGCACCGGTGGTTCTGTCTACAACTTGAACGCCATAGCCCAAGGTGAGCTGGACCTGGCCGTCGTTCAATCAGACTGGCAGTTTCACGCTTACAACGGCAGCAGCCAGTTTGAGGGCGACGGCGCCAACAAAAAACTGCGCGCGGTTTTCTCCATGCACCCGGAGCCGTTCACCGTTGTTGCCAGCAAAAGCTCGGGAATCACCACCTTTGAAGGTCTGAAAGGCAAGAGAGTCGCAGTTGGTGACTCGGAGTCCGGGCAGCGTGCCACCGCCGAAACGCTGATGAAAGAAATGGGCTGGAAAATGGACAAATTCGCTTTGGCTGCCGAGCTGAAAGCGGCCGATCAGTCCCAGGCTTTGTGCGATGGCAACATCGACGCCTTCTTCTACACCGTCGGCCATCCATCAGGCGCGGTAAAGGAAGCCACCACTTCCTGCGATAGCGTTATAGTCAGCGTTGACAACAGCGCCACCAAAAAACTTATCAACAACTATCCTTACTACCGCAAAGCCATCATTCCCGGTGGCATGTACCGCGGTAGCGATGCAGACGTCACCACCTTCGGCGTTGCAGCCACTTTTGTATCGTCTACAGACGTGCCAGACGATGTGGTTTACCAAGTGGTACGCGCTGTGTTTGAAAACTTTGACAGCTTCAAACGCCTGCATCCTGCCTTTCATAATCTGAACAAAGAAGAAATGGTGTCAGATGCCTTAAGTGCCCCCCTGCATCCGGGTGCCGTCAGATACTACAAAGAAGCCGGCCTGATGCAGTAA
- a CDS encoding efflux RND transporter permease subunit — translation MTNPKHARGEHYLTTPKAEPFLERLIFNNRVTILVLFAVLTAFLGYNAVKIQPDASFERMIPLEHPYIVNMLEYRDDLENLGNFVRIAVATKDGSDIFTEEYMETLRQITDEVFYLSGVDRSGLKSLWTPNVRWVEVTEQGFQGGTIIPDNYDGSSAESLEQLRQNVLRSSEVGRLISDNFRSTIVYAPLYENDPQTGEPLNYAAFSRELEEKIRDKYQAQNPNVSIHIVGFAKKVGDLIEGIGAIAWFAGITIALTTLLLFWYSRCIAGTLVPVLTSIVAVFWQLGALKILGYGLDPYSVLVPFLVFAIGISHGVQLVNAMAVEAARGFDPLNAARLAFRGLYIPGMLALISDAFGFLTLLFIDIDVIKDLAIAAGLGVAIVIITNLVLHPLLMSYIGITAGGIRQVQKQGEETDRKWRRLSAFASPKAAPISVLIALLGLGVGVYLKQDLKVGDLDQGAPELRADSRYNTDNAFIIDNYSTSADVLVVMVKTPVEQCTQYTVLRAMDTLQWELQNTPGVQSTVSLADVSKVVTKALNEGNWNWYAISRNQTIINASIRDAPSGLINTDCSLTPTLVFLEDHKAETLKTVVNAVEVFAANNSNEDHTFLLAAGNAGVEAATNDVIAKAKDWMLVFVYGVVSLLCFATFRSWRAVLCIVVPLGLTSVLAEAIMALSGIGIKVATLPVIALGVGIGVDYGIYIYSKLEKFLLEGKSLQEAYFETLRSTGKAVIFTGITLGLGVVTWIFSPIKFQADMGLLLFFMFIWNMIGSIWLLPALAHFLLKPEQMREKARFASAKS, via the coding sequence ATGACAAATCCAAAGCATGCAAGAGGCGAACACTACCTCACTACACCCAAAGCCGAGCCCTTTCTGGAACGGCTGATTTTCAACAACCGCGTCACTATACTGGTTCTGTTCGCGGTGCTGACCGCATTTCTGGGCTACAACGCGGTTAAAATTCAGCCCGATGCCAGCTTCGAGCGGATGATTCCCCTAGAGCATCCGTACATTGTGAACATGTTGGAATACCGGGATGATTTAGAGAACCTGGGTAACTTCGTGCGCATTGCCGTGGCTACAAAAGACGGCAGTGATATTTTTACCGAAGAGTACATGGAAACTCTGCGCCAGATCACCGACGAAGTGTTCTATCTCAGCGGTGTTGATCGCAGCGGTCTGAAATCCCTATGGACCCCCAACGTGCGCTGGGTAGAAGTCACCGAGCAGGGCTTCCAGGGCGGCACCATAATTCCGGATAATTACGACGGCAGCTCTGCTGAAAGCCTGGAGCAGTTGCGCCAGAACGTATTGCGTTCAAGTGAAGTGGGGCGCCTGATATCCGACAACTTCCGCTCTACCATCGTGTACGCGCCGCTTTACGAAAACGACCCGCAAACCGGTGAACCGCTGAACTACGCTGCTTTTTCCCGCGAGCTGGAAGAGAAGATTCGGGACAAGTATCAGGCTCAGAATCCGAACGTTAGTATTCACATCGTCGGCTTCGCCAAAAAAGTCGGCGACCTGATTGAAGGTATTGGTGCGATTGCCTGGTTTGCCGGCATCACCATTGCCTTGACCACGCTGTTACTGTTCTGGTACTCCCGCTGCATCGCCGGCACTCTGGTGCCGGTGCTGACGTCCATTGTGGCGGTATTCTGGCAGTTAGGGGCGCTAAAAATACTGGGTTACGGGTTAGACCCGTATTCGGTGCTGGTGCCGTTTCTGGTGTTTGCCATTGGCATAAGCCACGGGGTGCAGCTGGTGAACGCCATGGCGGTAGAAGCTGCTCGCGGTTTTGATCCGCTCAACGCCGCTCGCCTGGCGTTTCGGGGCCTTTACATTCCCGGCATGCTGGCGCTGATTTCCGATGCCTTCGGCTTCTTAACGCTGCTGTTTATCGATATCGACGTCATCAAAGACCTGGCCATAGCCGCAGGCTTGGGCGTGGCTATCGTGATCATCACCAACCTGGTTCTGCACCCGCTGCTTATGTCGTACATCGGCATTACCGCCGGTGGTATTCGCCAAGTGCAAAAACAGGGTGAAGAAACCGATCGAAAATGGCGTCGCCTGTCAGCGTTTGCCAGCCCAAAAGCCGCGCCTATATCTGTGCTGATCGCACTGTTGGGCCTGGGCGTTGGTGTCTACCTCAAGCAAGACCTGAAAGTAGGGGATTTAGACCAAGGCGCCCCGGAACTGCGCGCCGATTCCCGCTACAACACAGACAACGCTTTCATTATCGATAACTATTCCACCAGTGCTGACGTGCTGGTGGTTATGGTGAAAACCCCGGTCGAACAGTGCACCCAGTACACCGTGTTGCGAGCCATGGACACCTTGCAGTGGGAGTTACAAAACACCCCAGGTGTGCAATCCACCGTCTCGTTAGCGGACGTGTCGAAGGTCGTCACCAAAGCGCTGAACGAAGGTAACTGGAACTGGTACGCCATTTCCCGCAACCAAACCATCATCAACGCTTCGATTCGTGACGCGCCATCCGGCTTGATCAACACCGATTGCAGCCTTACGCCCACGTTGGTGTTTCTGGAAGATCACAAAGCCGAAACCCTGAAAACCGTGGTGAACGCGGTGGAAGTTTTCGCTGCCAACAACAGTAACGAAGACCATACCTTCCTGCTGGCGGCGGGTAACGCCGGGGTAGAAGCGGCCACCAACGACGTCATCGCGAAAGCCAAAGACTGGATGCTGGTGTTCGTTTATGGTGTGGTCAGCCTGCTGTGCTTTGCCACCTTCCGTTCTTGGCGGGCAGTGCTTTGCATCGTGGTTCCGCTGGGGCTTACCTCTGTGCTGGCGGAAGCCATCATGGCCCTGAGCGGCATCGGCATCAAAGTGGCCACCTTGCCGGTGATAGCATTAGGTGTGGGTATAGGTGTGGACTACGGTATCTACATTTACAGCAAGCTGGAGAAATTTCTGCTGGAAGGTAAATCCTTGCAGGAAGCTTACTTTGAAACCCTGCGTTCCACCGGTAAGGCGGTGATATTCACCGGCATTACCCTGGGCCTTGGTGTGGTTACCTGGATTTTCTCACCCATCAAATTCCAGGCCGATATGGGCTTGCTACTGTTCTTTATGTTCATCTGGAACATGATTGGCTCTATCTGGCTGTTGCCGGCGCTGGCGCACTTCCTTCTGAAGCCGGAACAGATGCGCGAGAAAGCCCGCTTTGCAAGCGCTAAAAGCTAG
- a CDS encoding WD40/YVTN/BNR-like repeat-containing protein, giving the protein MAIRNRRPICACPGFAAAISLAALCVLTPSTAFAVADLLETPARSTELATVSLLNDVARAGDSERLVAVGERGHIIYSDDGGEKWTQASVPVSVTLTGVDFGSASHGWAVGHSGAVLHSSDSGSNWALQMTGIQAANLAIAGIQQEIEATEQRLETAAEDDVGDLEWALDDLVFGLENMQADLSVGPVNPFLDVWFEDADHGFVIGAYGMIFHTDDGGNEWQDWARKLDNADKYHLNAITKIGGGALVIAGEAGQIHVSEDNGITWDRRDSGYEGSLFGVTGTGNSGEALAFGLRGTVMHTTDNGLSWERLKTGSSATLNDGASAGERLVLVGNNGTLVIRDSANAEFRETLRADRLGLMGVVVNGPQSLLLVGEGGVVLVEGDAGMEEQGAVE; this is encoded by the coding sequence ATGGCCATACGCAACAGGCGTCCCATCTGCGCCTGCCCGGGATTTGCTGCAGCCATCAGCTTGGCCGCGCTTTGTGTTTTAACCCCCTCAACGGCATTCGCCGTCGCTGACTTACTGGAAACACCCGCTCGCAGCACCGAACTGGCCACGGTCAGTTTGCTCAACGATGTTGCGCGCGCAGGCGACAGCGAGCGTTTGGTAGCCGTCGGCGAACGCGGCCACATCATTTACTCTGATGACGGCGGCGAAAAGTGGACCCAAGCCAGCGTGCCGGTGTCGGTCACCCTTACCGGGGTTGATTTTGGCTCGGCCAGTCACGGCTGGGCCGTGGGGCACAGTGGTGCGGTGCTGCACAGCAGCGATAGCGGGTCTAACTGGGCCCTGCAGATGACAGGTATTCAGGCCGCCAATCTGGCGATTGCCGGTATACAGCAGGAAATTGAGGCGACAGAACAGCGCCTTGAAACCGCAGCCGAAGACGATGTCGGCGATCTGGAATGGGCACTGGACGACTTGGTGTTTGGCCTCGAAAACATGCAGGCAGATTTGTCGGTAGGGCCGGTGAACCCGTTTCTGGACGTGTGGTTTGAAGATGCAGACCACGGCTTTGTGATTGGCGCCTACGGCATGATTTTTCACACCGATGATGGTGGCAATGAATGGCAGGACTGGGCGCGAAAACTGGACAATGCCGATAAATATCACCTCAATGCCATCACCAAAATTGGTGGTGGAGCGCTGGTGATTGCTGGCGAAGCCGGGCAAATTCACGTGTCTGAAGATAACGGCATCACCTGGGATCGCCGCGACAGCGGTTACGAAGGCTCGCTGTTTGGCGTGACCGGCACTGGCAACAGCGGCGAAGCTCTAGCTTTTGGCCTGCGTGGCACAGTGATGCACACAACCGATAACGGCTTAAGTTGGGAACGCTTAAAAACGGGCTCTAGCGCCACCTTGAATGATGGCGCCAGCGCTGGCGAACGCCTGGTGTTGGTGGGGAACAACGGCACCTTGGTGATTCGCGACAGCGCCAATGCCGAGTTCAGGGAAACCCTACGAGCCGATCGCCTGGGCTTGATGGGTGTTGTGGTGAACGGCCCGCAGAGTCTGCTGCTGGTGGGTGAGGGCGGAGTAGTTCTGGTGGAAGGCGACGCAGGTATGGAAGAACAAGGGGCGGTTGAATGA